In Sphingopyxis sp. 113P3, one DNA window encodes the following:
- a CDS encoding M28 family peptidase, translating to MTQHPTLARLAVFAAASLAATSAFALQQTSAVDLAQQGDDPAWTITEGLTTEIGPRPAGSDREAAARKWAVATLQNMGFANVRDEPYQMPVWQRGEEKAWLTSPFLPQPLAITALGNSGSTGPKGIEGEVAYFASFDALAAAPDSAVKGKIVFIDHQMEPTQDGSGYGLYGRGRFMGPTVAAQKGAIGIVIRSIGTDNHRNPHAGVTNFAEGVAPIPAGAISNPDADQLVRQRSRATAPLKLKLMLTPKMIGEQTSGNVIAEVPGRDPAASPVIIACHLDSWDLATGAIDDAAGCGIITAAAKHVMTAGQPRRTIRLLWAGAEEVGVFGGQAYFDAHGKEKHAVALESDFGADRVWRVDFKLPESAADLQKRIGGALAPFGVVTGRGEAHGGADVGALIQAGVPAVDLQQDGSRYFDLHHTPDDTLDKIDPAQLRQNVVVWAATLSLLANSSDSELP from the coding sequence ATGACACAGCACCCTACTCTTGCCCGCCTCGCGGTCTTCGCCGCTGCGAGTCTCGCCGCTACCAGCGCCTTTGCGCTTCAACAGACGAGCGCCGTCGATCTGGCCCAGCAGGGCGACGACCCCGCTTGGACCATTACCGAGGGGCTCACGACCGAAATCGGCCCGCGCCCCGCGGGCAGCGACCGCGAGGCTGCAGCGCGCAAGTGGGCGGTGGCCACGCTGCAGAATATGGGCTTCGCCAATGTGCGCGACGAGCCCTATCAAATGCCCGTCTGGCAGCGCGGGGAAGAAAAGGCGTGGCTGACCAGCCCCTTCCTGCCGCAGCCGCTTGCGATCACTGCGCTTGGCAACAGCGGTTCGACGGGCCCCAAGGGGATCGAGGGCGAGGTCGCCTATTTCGCGAGCTTCGACGCGCTCGCTGCCGCACCCGACAGCGCCGTGAAGGGCAAGATCGTTTTCATCGACCATCAGATGGAGCCGACACAGGACGGCAGTGGCTATGGACTTTACGGGCGCGGCCGTTTCATGGGACCGACTGTGGCGGCCCAGAAGGGGGCGATCGGCATTGTCATTCGCTCGATCGGCACCGACAACCATCGCAACCCTCACGCGGGAGTGACCAACTTCGCCGAGGGCGTCGCGCCGATCCCGGCGGGCGCGATTTCCAATCCCGATGCCGACCAGCTTGTCCGTCAACGCAGCCGAGCGACGGCCCCCCTCAAACTCAAGCTTATGCTCACCCCCAAGATGATCGGCGAGCAAACCTCGGGCAATGTCATCGCGGAAGTTCCGGGTCGCGACCCGGCAGCCAGCCCGGTGATCATCGCCTGCCATCTCGATAGCTGGGACCTTGCAACCGGCGCGATCGATGACGCGGCGGGCTGCGGCATCATCACCGCCGCGGCGAAGCATGTCATGACCGCGGGGCAGCCGCGCCGCACCATCCGCCTCCTATGGGCAGGAGCCGAAGAAGTTGGCGTATTTGGCGGCCAGGCCTATTTCGACGCGCACGGCAAGGAAAAGCACGCGGTCGCGCTCGAGTCCGACTTCGGCGCCGATCGTGTCTGGCGAGTCGACTTCAAATTGCCCGAAAGCGCCGCGGATCTTCAAAAGCGCATTGGCGGAGCCCTCGCTCCATTCGGGGTTGTGACCGGACGCGGCGAAGCGCACGGCGGCGCGGATGTGGGCGCTCTCATCCAAGCCGGGGTTCCGGCGGTCGATCTGCAGCAGGACGGCAGCCGCTATTTTGATCTCCACCACACGCCCGACGACACGCTCGACAAGATTGACCCCGCACAATTGC